A portion of the Pseudoalteromonas luteoviolacea genome contains these proteins:
- a CDS encoding ATP-binding protein: protein MLKASESTFGNILASDLWNLDYTQLDITAQSIINLPHIAGIVLQDDKKFILTRGDIPDRAINTDPQAFYQFPLMMKSGGMENKIGTVKLYADEGYIYDSMQSGIFLLIINALIKTAAIFVLVTIVFRKLLSAPLGKLAFQASNIKADDMKSSHINIAQNPNDELGMLQSALNDMMHKTASSFEQLDSLNKNLEKIVSERTLELQQSVDQLHAQQAQLKNEIEVRHQSEAALKTSLDELKKAQNQLIESEKMASLGGLVAGVAHEINTPVGTSLTGVSHFKSTLENLHKKYEQGELEEDDFVKFIKDSTALTNTIESSLERAANLVRSFKLVAVDQSAEEVREFDIVQYLKDTMTSLNSQLKQSNIAFRIDTEREVFLIKNFPGSWAQIFTNLIQNTLIHAYEPQVHGEVVITFTQDGQDLVVLFSDDGKGMTETAKKKVFDPFYTTNRGNGGSGLGMNIIFNIVTQKMQGAISVDSTLNCGTTFTIKVPINVQPACIGESNGTV from the coding sequence GTGTTAAAAGCATCTGAGAGTACTTTTGGCAATATTCTGGCCTCTGATCTGTGGAATTTAGACTACACACAATTAGACATCACAGCGCAAAGCATTATCAACTTGCCTCATATTGCAGGTATTGTCCTGCAAGACGATAAAAAGTTTATCCTGACCAGAGGTGATATCCCCGACAGAGCGATTAATACCGATCCTCAGGCTTTTTATCAGTTTCCGCTGATGATGAAATCAGGTGGGATGGAAAATAAAATCGGCACGGTCAAATTATACGCTGATGAAGGCTATATTTATGACAGCATGCAATCAGGTATATTTTTACTGATAATTAATGCCTTGATAAAAACCGCAGCCATCTTTGTGTTAGTGACCATTGTCTTTCGGAAGTTGTTGTCTGCACCTTTGGGCAAACTCGCGTTCCAAGCCAGCAATATTAAAGCTGATGACATGAAAAGCTCCCATATCAATATTGCTCAGAATCCAAATGATGAGCTGGGCATGTTGCAAAGTGCATTGAACGATATGATGCACAAAACAGCCAGCTCGTTTGAGCAACTCGATAGCCTTAATAAAAACCTCGAAAAAATCGTCAGTGAACGCACCTTAGAGTTGCAGCAATCGGTTGACCAATTACATGCACAGCAAGCACAGTTGAAAAATGAAATTGAGGTGCGCCATCAATCAGAGGCGGCATTAAAAACATCATTAGATGAGCTTAAAAAAGCGCAAAATCAATTGATTGAATCTGAGAAAATGGCGTCCTTGGGTGGACTGGTCGCAGGTGTAGCGCACGAAATCAATACGCCAGTTGGAACCAGTTTAACAGGGGTTTCTCACTTCAAGAGTACCCTAGAAAATTTACACAAAAAGTACGAGCAGGGCGAGTTAGAAGAAGATGACTTTGTAAAGTTTATTAAAGACTCTACCGCGCTGACCAATACCATAGAAAGTAGCCTAGAGCGGGCTGCAAATTTAGTAAGGAGTTTTAAGCTTGTTGCGGTGGACCAATCCGCTGAAGAGGTCAGAGAGTTTGATATTGTGCAGTATTTAAAAGACACCATGACCAGCTTAAATAGTCAGTTAAAGCAATCCAACATCGCGTTTCGTATCGATACGGAGCGGGAAGTTTTTTTGATTAAAAACTTCCCCGGGTCATGGGCGCAGATTTTTACTAATTTAATTCAAAATACGTTGATCCATGCCTATGAGCCACAAGTACATGGAGAAGTGGTGATTACATTTACGCAAGACGGACAAGACTTGGTGGTTTTGTTTTCCGATGATGGCAAAGGCATGACAGAAACAGCCAAGAAAAAGGTCTTTGACCCATTTTATACGACTAATCGAGGAAACGGCGGGTCTGGATTAGGTATGAATATTATTTTTAATATTGTGACGCAAAAAATGCAGGGCGCTATCTCTGTCGATTCAACCCTCAATTGCGGCACCACATTTACGATCAAAGTTCCGATAAACGTACAACCTGCATGCATAGGTGAATCAAATGGCACTGTTTAA
- a CDS encoding DUF3369 domain-containing protein, which yields MALFKKSKKPKVEKQGAWKVLIVDDEPDVHTVTKITLSDFEFDGKSIDFVSAYSGEEAKKVMAEHGDIALVLLDVVMETDDAGLQVAEFIRKVLNNHLTRIILRTGQPGQAPERTVIVNYDINDYKDKTHLSSDKLFTVVYTGLRGYRDIQDIETARKKLETHRQGLEQVIDSTTSLFRIRSLREFASGLLVQISTLLHANKPSAQSNNFAVRKSQGRFEYLAGNGEYGFNTADYLDLPEHILALLEKACEQQKSLIEHDCFVGYFKTYNAEENLIYLQGITAIDELDTKLLELFSNNITVAFDNLELDKEIYDTQSEIIETLGEVVESRSKEAANHVKRVAHLSRALALWIGLPNAQAQELFMAAPMHDVGKVAIPDSVLLKPGKLDDEQWHIMKTHVSVGQEIFSRSKRPTLKAAAIVAGEHHEKFDGSGYPNGLSGEDIHIYGRIVALVDVFDALSHKRCYKDAWSMDEVLALLVKEKGRHFDPQLVDVFIEHIDDVQVIMDKYPD from the coding sequence ATGGCACTGTTTAAAAAGTCCAAAAAACCTAAAGTTGAAAAGCAAGGTGCATGGAAAGTCCTGATTGTTGATGATGAGCCGGATGTTCATACAGTCACTAAAATTACCCTGAGTGATTTTGAGTTTGACGGTAAGTCCATTGATTTTGTCAGCGCCTATTCTGGTGAGGAGGCGAAAAAAGTCATGGCAGAGCACGGTGATATTGCGCTGGTATTACTCGATGTGGTCATGGAGACGGATGATGCAGGGTTACAGGTCGCAGAGTTTATTAGGAAGGTGCTAAATAATCACCTGACACGCATTATTTTAAGAACGGGACAGCCCGGCCAGGCACCCGAAAGAACCGTCATTGTGAATTATGATATTAATGATTACAAAGATAAAACTCACCTCAGTAGCGACAAGCTTTTTACGGTGGTCTATACCGGGTTGAGAGGATATAGAGATATTCAAGATATTGAAACTGCAAGAAAGAAGCTCGAAACTCACCGCCAAGGATTGGAGCAGGTAATCGACTCGACTACCAGTTTATTTCGTATTCGGAGCTTGCGTGAGTTTGCCAGCGGCCTATTGGTACAAATATCGACGCTATTACACGCAAACAAACCATCAGCACAGAGTAATAACTTTGCTGTGCGAAAGTCGCAAGGGCGCTTTGAATATCTTGCGGGCAATGGAGAGTACGGTTTTAACACAGCAGATTATCTTGATTTACCTGAGCATATATTGGCTCTACTGGAAAAAGCCTGCGAGCAACAAAAATCGCTCATCGAACATGACTGCTTTGTGGGGTATTTTAAGACGTATAACGCAGAAGAAAATCTTATTTACTTACAAGGGATCACCGCCATCGATGAGCTAGATACCAAACTCCTTGAGCTTTTCTCTAACAATATCACCGTGGCTTTTGATAATTTGGAGCTAGATAAGGAAATATATGATACCCAATCTGAAATTATTGAAACGCTAGGGGAAGTCGTCGAAAGTCGCTCAAAAGAAGCGGCCAATCATGTTAAACGGGTTGCCCATTTATCGAGAGCACTTGCTTTATGGATAGGGCTGCCAAATGCGCAAGCTCAAGAGTTATTTATGGCAGCTCCAATGCATGATGTCGGTAAAGTGGCGATCCCCGACTCCGTTTTACTAAAACCCGGCAAACTAGATGATGAGCAGTGGCACATTATGAAAACCCATGTGTCTGTCGGTCAGGAGATTTTTTCTCGCTCAAAACGCCCAACGTTAAAGGCAGCTGCCATTGTGGCGGGAGAACATCATGAGAAGTTTGATGGGTCTGGTTATCCCAATGGTTTGTCTGGTGAAGACATTCATATATACGGCCGGATAGTGGCCTTGGTGGATGTGTTCGACGCTTTATCGCATAAACGATGTTATAAAGATGCATGGAGCATGGATGAAGTCTTGGCCCTGTTGGTCAAAGAGAAAGGGCGGCACTTTGACCCTCAGTTAGTGGATGTGTTTATTGAGCATATTGATGACGTACAGGTCATTATGGATAAGTACCCCGATTAA
- a CDS encoding serine hydrolase domain-containing protein yields MTKYYLTLLLTFLIWPFTHVKAQDNNTFRQQIEQTIQEQKIAGITWTLLNEGQIQIGSTGLANIEKGFVMHDSQKMQIGSVTKAVLAVGILQLVSEGKLSLDTQIRTLLPELAIKNPWRDNSPILVRHLLNHTSGLDSVRMWQYLNTQVTPDTPLINAFNNGDKSLLTARFKPGSQESYSNMGYQLLAMIIESITNTRYETYLDEHLLKPLGMHDSTFTFQTQSAIPTPTSLAMGYHDLMTAQASPPFLLRGAGQFTTTATDMGKFMALILAGGTVHGKTFILPELLPLLAGAHETNAHKAGLKIGHGLVFSNRDRHGVMGHCRPGTTFGFRAHMCVFPDENKAFFYALNTDSETANYAHFDKLFIDQLKVKPANITEAVKEAMPLKDKTGIYFLAPNSMAEFAFVDWITNFVWLSQTKNSLVIHSLQSKDKVIVPVGMQLFRDITRSNATYVFYQNDENQPMLSYGHRTYQKGSVLNLVLVWSSILLGLIGLMGLLLVGIATMIRDKHNRYANIKPSFYNLIMLALPITLYTQQSFMQFGELTAASFCLAIISGLLPLSLIWSAYKTKAFLKQNKIYWLDMACLICALQFCIVLLLNQQLPIIFWQ; encoded by the coding sequence ATGACAAAATATTACCTAACCCTGCTCTTAACCTTTTTGATTTGGCCTTTCACACATGTAAAAGCACAAGACAACAACACATTCAGACAACAAATTGAACAAACCATTCAAGAGCAAAAAATTGCAGGAATCACTTGGACCCTGTTAAATGAAGGGCAGATTCAAATTGGTAGCACCGGTTTGGCAAATATCGAGAAAGGCTTTGTAATGCACGACAGTCAAAAAATGCAAATTGGATCTGTAACAAAAGCCGTTTTGGCTGTGGGCATTCTACAATTAGTCAGTGAAGGAAAATTGTCTTTAGATACCCAAATAAGGACATTGCTCCCTGAGCTTGCCATTAAGAACCCTTGGCGAGATAACTCCCCAATATTAGTAAGGCACCTACTAAATCATACTTCAGGGTTAGATAGTGTGCGCATGTGGCAGTACCTAAATACTCAGGTCACGCCAGATACACCGCTTATTAACGCATTTAATAACGGCGATAAAAGTCTACTCACAGCTAGATTCAAACCGGGCTCACAAGAATCTTATTCGAATATGGGTTACCAACTTTTGGCAATGATCATAGAAAGTATCACAAATACACGCTATGAAACCTACCTTGATGAACACTTACTAAAACCGTTAGGCATGCATGACAGCACGTTTACTTTCCAAACACAAAGTGCAATACCAACCCCAACAAGCTTAGCAATGGGGTATCATGATTTAATGACAGCGCAAGCGTCTCCACCATTTTTATTAAGAGGTGCAGGCCAATTTACAACCACCGCGACTGATATGGGTAAATTTATGGCCCTTATACTCGCTGGCGGAACTGTGCATGGTAAAACATTTATTTTACCGGAGTTACTCCCTTTACTTGCGGGTGCTCATGAAACAAATGCGCATAAAGCTGGCCTTAAAATAGGTCATGGACTGGTGTTTTCAAATCGAGACCGTCACGGAGTCATGGGGCACTGTAGGCCAGGAACAACGTTTGGTTTTAGGGCGCATATGTGTGTATTTCCCGACGAAAACAAAGCATTTTTTTACGCGCTTAACACTGATAGTGAAACTGCAAACTATGCTCATTTTGATAAACTTTTTATCGATCAGCTTAAAGTCAAACCCGCTAACATCACTGAGGCAGTCAAAGAGGCTATGCCCCTAAAAGACAAAACGGGGATCTATTTTTTAGCGCCTAACAGTATGGCAGAATTCGCATTTGTTGACTGGATAACCAATTTTGTATGGCTTAGTCAAACAAAAAACAGCTTGGTTATTCACAGTTTACAAAGTAAAGACAAAGTCATTGTTCCTGTAGGCATGCAACTATTTAGAGACATCACTCGCAGCAATGCCACTTATGTTTTTTATCAAAATGATGAAAATCAGCCAATGCTTAGTTATGGTCATAGAACATATCAAAAAGGCAGCGTACTCAACTTAGTACTCGTTTGGTCTAGCATACTACTCGGTCTCATAGGCTTAATGGGCTTATTGCTTGTGGGCATCGCCACCATGATTAGAGATAAGCATAATAGATATGCCAATATAAAACCGAGCTTTTATAATTTAATTATGCTTGCCTTACCCATTACTTTATATACACAACAAAGCTTTATGCAATTTGGAGAGCTCACAGCAGCGTCATTCTGCCTTGCGATAATCTCTGGGTTATTACCTCTTAGTCTTATTTGGTCGGCTTACAAAACCAAAGCGTTTCTAAAACAAAACAAAATATACTGGCTTGATATGGCATGCTTGATCTGTGCTTTACAATTTTGCATTGTGTTATTGCTTAATCAACAGCTACCAATCATTTTCTGGCAATAG
- the ppiC gene encoding peptidylprolyl isomerase PpiC: protein MASTAHALHILVKHKEQAEDILKQLKKGAKFQTLAKKHSTCPSGKKGGDLGEFRRGTMVPQFDKVCFSCEVLVPQLVKTKFGWHIIKVLYRT, encoded by the coding sequence ATGGCTAGTACAGCACATGCTTTACACATCTTGGTAAAGCATAAAGAGCAAGCGGAAGATATTCTAAAACAATTAAAAAAAGGGGCTAAGTTTCAAACCTTGGCAAAGAAGCACTCAACCTGTCCGTCAGGAAAAAAGGGTGGAGATTTGGGTGAGTTTAGGCGCGGTACTATGGTACCTCAGTTTGATAAAGTCTGCTTCTCTTGCGAAGTCCTTGTTCCGCAGCTGGTCAAAACCAAATTTGGTTGGCATATCATTAAGGTGTTGTACCGTACGTAA